The Coffea arabica cultivar ET-39 chromosome 2c, Coffea Arabica ET-39 HiFi, whole genome shotgun sequence genome includes the window GCAATCCAGTATACGAAGTAACTTCTCATATCAAGATGGCAGGATGAAGAAACTTACCAAGTACAGAAATATTTGAAGTATCCCTATCCCTAAACTTTAATATACAATCAAATTCCTTTTAGCCTATGTACAATTTCTTATGGTATCAATGATCAGAAACATAAATGGCCAGAAAGttaagaggaaaaagagaatcaaAAAGAAGCATATGCAGGCCCTACGAGGTCTCTGACAATCGCACCAATGTCGATTGACCTTCCCTCCACACCTGTAGCAAAATGTAGTAGCACATCTACATGCAAAAAGTAGCATATATGCAATTAGATCTCATCTGCATCATTGGGTTACCTAGCTAACTTTAACATTCACCATTATCTGGCCTTTAGGTGATGGCATCAGCATCTAAACCAGTTTCTTAACGGTAATCTAAATTGCTTTTAATCAGATACTTCCAGTCATCTCACTGAAGAGGATAGATACAACAAAGATTCAAATGTGAGGATTGCCAATCTAGCTGGTTATACAAAGCTTGCAAAGCTCTATTTTTTGCATTTAATAcgctttcccttttttttttctggttgcATTTAATGTGATTTCCCCCTTGTCTTTAGCCACCAAGTAGACCATACAAACTGAGTAAATGTCAATAAGACAGAACGAGCACGACAGACATCTATGATAACTTGTTCACACCGCAGGAAACAAACTGAACTTTGTTTTGGTTTGGAATCAACTAAATTCTCCCCCTTCTTTCCTACTCCCCCAGCATCCCTTGTCTTAGCTGGAAGGTTCAGCAAAGCTGAAAGCTCAACCTATTGCCATGCTGTAGAACAAAATCCACTAATACCCTGTTGCAGTAATTTATTACCCTTCCATGACAAAATCCTGAAAGACTAGCCATCCATAGCCCTTTCATACGCTCAGCTCCCAATTAAATTCCATACACTTCCTCTCCTACCCTGCTGatacaaaatttttcttttttgttctgTTTTCCCTCACCTAATATTCCAAAACACAGACAGCCTTCTATCGTCCACAAAATACCAGCCTCCACCACCATCTCTATTAGAAGTAACAATTACTAATCAAGACTAATTGCTACAGCCAATtaatcttaaaaattgctctcTTTTGTGCAATTGACCATATTATTAtccttcatttaaaaaaaaaagaaaaaaagaaatagtgtttaaaaaaaaattgtacctGCATTTAACAATCTGACAACCTTCAATGAGCTCAACAAAATGCTGACACTGAGGACACCTCATCCAATTCTTCTGCTCCACAAGAACCCCAAATGCACGGTCATTCCTATCCCTGAATTCCCCACTCTCCTCACACCTAAAACCAGCGTGCCACGGAAGCTTGCACTGGAAGCAAAAGAGCCGCTTGCAACAGGGACACGTGGCCTTCTTCACAGTCCCGCCGCACTCGTTCACGATCAACGCCGAGCAATTCCTGTTGGGACAAAAACTCCTCGGAAAACCCATCACCGCCGACTCGCAGAGCGAGTCGCACCATTTCACAAACAGTTGGGGGCCCACAAGGGTCCGGCAAGCTTGAGGATCCAGGAACTGGGAGCAATTCAAAGCCGGGCAGGCGATTTTGGAAACGTTGTCGTCCAGCTTCGCTTGGATGTACCTGATCATGCAGTCCTTGCAGAATGGGTGGGGCCCGCATTTGTCATTGTTTGGGCTTTTGAATAACTGGGTTGGTGAAATAATGGGTTCGATGCAAATTTCGCAGGTGGAAGGTTGGTTTTCTTGTGGTAGTTGAGGCGGTGGTTGTGGTAGTGGTGAGAGGGGCAGCTGCTGGGGTggcagtggtggtggtggttcaTCTTCGTTGGTGGGGTCTTGAGATTGCAGGGGCCTCGCCGGGGTTGCCAAATTGTTCCCCATTCGCCTCAATTAAGGTTTGTTTGAATAATACTAGCAGAAGGCATGTGATCAGGGCGAAGAGGCTGGTCGAAATTCTCAGTTGCAGAGTTCTACTGCGAATTTTGGGTTTTTGTATCTCACATTGGAGTTGAGACTAATTTATGCAAGCGGTGTTTGATAAttactattctttttttattattaattcttGCTGAGGTtatcttttttaattaattcttgCAGTGTTTAATAATTATTCTTTCGAGCGGTGTTTAATAGTAGTATATCTTTTGTGCTGAGGTtatttagtttttgagaaaagagatttagttgcttagtcttttttttttttccctggcAACGATGGCATCCGCTTAGTTGCTTAGTCAGCGGTAGTAAATATGGGTTATAgcatccaaaattttttctgcaaattttttttttgacagctGTCCTTCATTAGGATGCAGAATTGAGAGTGACATTGGACGGgaatttgacttttttttttttcctaaacttAGATAGTAGGAAATACagcaaaaaatagcaattagagaaaaaaaaaaaaaaaaagcagagaaTTTTTGGACTGTCCATGGTACAATTATGGAAGAGTTTCTTTGGTGACTACTGCCGACCAGGCAAGCAAGATAGGAGAAAGCACATGAAAATTACAATTGaagtccctttttttttttcatttttaaatacaAAGATCAAATATCATCCAAGAGAAATCCTCACCGTACAACCAGGAACAGCAGCTGACCAAAGTGATTACCAAATGGAGTCAACTGCGGGCCGGTGTTACGAATTCTTTTTGTGATGTGGTgcatatgagataaaaaaataataattaaaaaaataaaaaagtgattgaaatttgtgaagcaaattattttatttgaaatcaaggcgatccaaacaaaccaaaacttttttttttttcaagtgtgaAGTGATCTGTAGAGagcacaaaaacaaaaactggCCGCGAATAAGATCAAAATGTCGTTTGTTGTTGTTAAAATCGCTATAACTCAGCAGTAGACTGGGTTTTGTCTCTTTTTACAAGATACAtacatgtttcttttcttctcttttgtcTGTCACGTTTTCAGTTTTATTTGCTTCTattgtaagaaaaaaaaatcaaaaatatcACAGTACATaggcaaaaaaaaagagatagtaCTAGATAAAGTAGTTTTTGGTGGTGACATCGAAGAAGTTGCCGGTGCATTACAAAGAAGATTAATTCCCCCATAAGCCAACGTCTGCCCAAGGACACGAGGTTACAATGCAATACAATTTCCGTGAAATAGGTACGGGAGGGGGAAAAATATACTATTGAGTGTAGAACGGTAAAAGCACCTACCAAACCAATCATGCGCTTCGTATGGAATGGGAGACTGGAAATTGTTACGCAAATTAGAGGAGGACACGGCTCGAGAGTTTTCCCACGCATTTCTTTCCATATGAAGGGACTCAATTAAAGACTTTGAGAGCCAGTTCCCCGCCCAAGCCTGCTTCCCAGCCCCAGGTCATGTGGTCATTTGTTTCTTGTGGACAGGTGAATGTGACATTGAATTTCCTTTTACTGCAAACTGAAAACGCCTGTACTTCCTTTCGAATTTACCCTCCCAGTCATCAATAATTGCACCGAAATTGCTACGAAGATTCATCGCatgaatttgattttgatgcATTTCCATCCCCCCCTTCCAATCCCTTTCTCCGCTGAATTTGATTTCGATGCATTTAATAAACAAGAAGAGGGAGGAAGATTTGAACACGTGTCCATGCCACTTAATCTCAAGTAAGCATCAATGTGAAGCTTAGCATAATGCAATTATGCTACCAAATCTTGCATCAATGGATTGGATTGCTACTGTTAAAAATTCACCGTGTActttaaaccttttttttttttaaccaacaATTGGCTAGctttaaaatttgattttttttttttttttgccttacaAATTATAAATCAGACCATGTTACACGGATTTGGTTGGGCTCCAGAGTCCCATTTGCACCTCTCTTTTGATTGTCCACGAGATTCCAATGTGGATCCATTCACGAAAGAATAAAAGTAGGGCCCGTTTGGGTATACCATAGATCGCAGTTTCGCAACCCCGTTCGAGATAGTTAATGCTGCATACAGCGCAACAATGATTTGTCCAAGATTTTTTGGGCCAAATTCATCAAACGTATCGGTTCTGCTAAAGAGGACGTGTTGGCAAGAACCTGACCTATACATGCATTTCAAGTTTAATcaacttccaaaaaaaaaaaaaaaaaaaggctcttCGAAGTTGAGAGTAACTTAGGCCATGTTTGATAATCTAAtttagcacttaaatttaatggatttaaaTCTTAATATGTTCCACGCATTTgataatcaaaaattgaatatttgaaataattaagtGGCATTGAATTTCCTAGACAAAAATTGCTCCAAAAAATAAacgataaactattcacttataactaaatgtgatatacattcaaatgtattagatttaatacttaacaattgaataatttaatagattcagatttcagttttatcaaatgcagcTCTTAGCATACGCGTTTGACACTGTAACTACTACATCaaataaatttccaaaaaaaaaaaaacctattatatcaatt containing:
- the LOC113731235 gene encoding E3 ubiquitin-protein ligase RSL1, translating into MGNNLATPARPLQSQDPTNEDEPPPPLPPQQLPLSPLPQPPPQLPQENQPSTCEICIEPIISPTQLFKSPNNDKCGPHPFCKDCMIRYIQAKLDDNVSKIACPALNCSQFLDPQACRTLVGPQLFVKWCDSLCESAVMGFPRSFCPNRNCSALIVNECGGTVKKATCPCCKRLFCFQCKLPWHAGFRCEESGEFRDRNDRAFGVLVEQKNWMRCPQCQHFVELIEGCQIVKCRCLASFCYKCGRQVYQHWCTCDSTSMCCVWFLRIFTVLIGVFGVLFLFWNTESRKHNV